A single region of the Mustela lutreola isolate mMusLut2 chromosome 2, mMusLut2.pri, whole genome shotgun sequence genome encodes:
- the YJEFN3 gene encoding yjeF N-terminal domain-containing protein 3 isoform X2, which produces MSSAARPDPAEAPEERRFLSTAEAAALERELLEDYRFGRQQLVELCGHASAVAVTKVFPLPTLSRKQRTVLVVCGPEQNGAVGLVCARHLRMFEYEPTIFYPTRSLDGLHQDLTTQCEKMDIPFLSYLPTEVQLINDAYGLVVDAVLGPGVQPGEIGGPCTRALATLKLLSIPLVSLDIPSGWDAETGGGDSEDGLRPDVLVSLAAPKPCAGRFSGRHHFVAGRFVPDDVRRKFALRLPGYTGTDCVAAL; this is translated from the exons ATGAGCAGCGCGGCCCGCCCGGATCCAGCGGAGGCGCCCGAGGAGCGGCGTTTCCTCAG cactgcggAGGCGGCCGCCCTGGAGCGCGAGTTACTGGAGGATTACCGCTTTGGGCGGCAGCAGCTGGTGGAGTTGTGTGGCCATGCTAGTGCTGTGGCTGTGACCAAG GTGTTCCCCTTGCCTACTCTCTCCCGGAAGCAGAGGACAGTGCTGGTCGTGTGTGGCCCGGAGCAGAACGGGGCGGTAGGGCTGGTCTGTGCGCGGCACCTGCGGATGTTT GAGTATGAACCGACCATCTTCTACCCTACACGGTCACTGGATGGGCTGCACCAGGACCTGACCACTCAGTGTGAGAAGATGGACATCCCCTTTCTGTCCTATTTGCCCACGGAG GTCCAGCTCATCAACGATGCCTACGGGCTGGTGGTGGACGCCGTGCTGGGCCCTGGCGTGCAGCCAGGAGAGATCGGGGGTCCCTGCACACGGGCGCTGGCCACACTCAAGCTGCTGTCCATCCCCCTTGTGAGCCTGGACATTCCCTCAG GCTGGGACGCGGAGACCGGCGGCGGCGACAGCGAGGATGGGCTCCGGCCCGACGTGCTGGTATCGCTCGCCGCGCCCAAGCCCTGCGCCGGCCGCTTCTCCGGCCGCCACCACTTCGTGGCCGGCAGGTTCGTGCCCGACGACGTGCGCCGAAAGTTCGCTCTGCGCCTGCCGGGATACACGGGCACCGACTGCGTCGCGGCGCTGTGA
- the TSSK6 gene encoding testis-specific serine/threonine-protein kinase 6, which yields MSGDKLLSELGYKLGRTIGEGSYSKVKVATSKKYKGTVAIKVVDRRRAPPDFVNKFLPRELSILRGVRHPHIVHVFEFIEVCNGKLYIVMEAAATDLLQAVQRNGRIPGSQARDLFAQIAGAVRYLHDHHLVHRDLKCENVLLSPDERRVKLTDFGFGRQAHGYPDLSTTYCGSAAYASPEVLLGIPYDPKKYDVWSLGVVLYVMVTGCMPFDDSDIAGLPRRQKRGVLYPDGLELSERCKALIAELLQFSPSARPSAGQVARNGWLRAGDSS from the coding sequence ATGTCGGGCGACAAACTTCTGAGCGAACTCGGCTATAAGCTGGGACGCACAATAGGCGAGGGCAGTTACTCCAAGGTGAAGGTGGCCACGTCCAAGAAATACAAGGGCACAGTGGCCATCAAGGTGGTGGACCGGCGGCGCGCGCCGCCCGACTTCGTCAACAAGTTTCTGCCACGCGAGCTGTCCATCCTTCGAGGCGTGCGACACCCGCACATCGTGCACGTCTTCGAGTTCATCGAAGTGTGCAATGGGAAGCTCTATATCGTGATGGAGGCGGCTGCCACCGACCTGCTGCAGGCAGTGCAGCGCAACGGGCGCATCCCCGGGAGCCAGGCACGCGACCTCTTTGCGCAGATAGCTGGGGCTGTGCGTTACCTGCATGACCACCACTTGGTGCACCGTGACCTCAAGTGCGAAAACGTGCTGCTGAGCCCCGACGAACGCCGCGTGAAGCTCACTGACTTTGGCTTTGGTCGCCAGGCACACGGCtatcctgacctgagcactaCCTACTGCGGCTCGGCCGCCTACGCGTCTCCTGAGGTACTCTTGGGTATCCCATACGACCCCAAGAAGTACGACGTGTGGAGCCTGGGCGTAGTGCTCTACGTCATGGTCACCGGGTGCATGCCCTTCGACGATTCGGACATCGCTGGTCTGCCCAGGCGCCAGAAGCGCGGCGTCCTCTACCCCGACGGCCTCGAGCTGTCGGAGCGCTGCAAAGCCCTGATCGCAGAATTGCTGCAGTTCAGCCCGTCTGCCAGGCCCTCAGCGGGCCAGGTAGCGCGCAACGGCTGGCTGCGTGCTGGGGACTCCAGCTAG
- the NDUFA13 gene encoding NADH dehydrogenase [ubiquinone] 1 alpha subcomplex subunit 13 encodes MAASKVKQDMPPPGGYGPIDYKRNLPRRGLSGYSMFAVGIGTLLFGYWSMMRWNRERRRLQIEDFEARIALMPLLQAEKDRRVLQMLRENLEEEAIIMKDVPDWKVGESVFHTTRWVTPVMGELYGLRTNEEIVDAAYGFIWYT; translated from the exons ATGGCAGCATCGAAGGTGAAACAGGACATGCCCCCTCCGGGGGGCTATGGCCCCATCGACTACAAGCGGAACCTTCCGCGTCGGGGACTGTCGG GCTATAGCATGTTCGCTGTGGGCATCGGGACCTTGCTGTTCGGGTACTGGAGCATGATGAGGTGGAACCGCGAGCGCAG GCGCTTGCAGATTGAGGACTTCGAGGCCCGCATCGCGCTGATGCCACTGTTGCAGGCAGAGAAGGACCGGAG GGTCCTGCAGATGCTTCGAGAGAACCTGGAGGAGGAGGCCATCATCATGAAGGATGTGCCCGACTGGAAG GTGGGTGAGTCTGTGTTCCATACAACGCGCTGGGTGACTCCCGTGATGGGCGAGCTGTATGGGCTGCGTACAAATGAGGAGATTGTTGACGCGGCCTATGGCTTCATTTGGTACACGTAG
- the YJEFN3 gene encoding yjeF N-terminal domain-containing protein 3 isoform X1, whose protein sequence is MSSAARPDPAEAPEERRFLSTAEAAALERELLEDYRFGRQQLVELCGHASAVAVTKVFPLPTLSRKQRTVLVVCGPEQNGAVGLVCARHLRMFEYEPTIFYPTRSLDGLHQDLTTQCEKMDIPFLSYLPTEVQLINDAYGLVVDAVLGPGVQPGEIGGPCTRALATLKLLSIPLVSLDIPSGMPGWDAETGGGDSEDGLRPDVLVSLAAPKPCAGRFSGRHHFVAGRFVPDDVRRKFALRLPGYTGTDCVAAL, encoded by the exons ATGAGCAGCGCGGCCCGCCCGGATCCAGCGGAGGCGCCCGAGGAGCGGCGTTTCCTCAG cactgcggAGGCGGCCGCCCTGGAGCGCGAGTTACTGGAGGATTACCGCTTTGGGCGGCAGCAGCTGGTGGAGTTGTGTGGCCATGCTAGTGCTGTGGCTGTGACCAAG GTGTTCCCCTTGCCTACTCTCTCCCGGAAGCAGAGGACAGTGCTGGTCGTGTGTGGCCCGGAGCAGAACGGGGCGGTAGGGCTGGTCTGTGCGCGGCACCTGCGGATGTTT GAGTATGAACCGACCATCTTCTACCCTACACGGTCACTGGATGGGCTGCACCAGGACCTGACCACTCAGTGTGAGAAGATGGACATCCCCTTTCTGTCCTATTTGCCCACGGAG GTCCAGCTCATCAACGATGCCTACGGGCTGGTGGTGGACGCCGTGCTGGGCCCTGGCGTGCAGCCAGGAGAGATCGGGGGTCCCTGCACACGGGCGCTGGCCACACTCAAGCTGCTGTCCATCCCCCTTGTGAGCCTGGACATTCCCTCAGGCATgccag GCTGGGACGCGGAGACCGGCGGCGGCGACAGCGAGGATGGGCTCCGGCCCGACGTGCTGGTATCGCTCGCCGCGCCCAAGCCCTGCGCCGGCCGCTTCTCCGGCCGCCACCACTTCGTGGCCGGCAGGTTCGTGCCCGACGACGTGCGCCGAAAGTTCGCTCTGCGCCTGCCGGGATACACGGGCACCGACTGCGTCGCGGCGCTGTGA